In the genome of Cucurbita pepo subsp. pepo cultivar mu-cu-16 unplaced genomic scaffold, ASM280686v2 Cp4.1_scaffold001297, whole genome shotgun sequence, one region contains:
- the LOC111786287 gene encoding rho GTPase-activating protein 2-like produces MTGIVMVTRGGGCGGGSKMVKGGAKGSSVSDDQNQLSLVDVLLTALRKSMVYCRVDRREELISTVHQMEIGWPTNVRHIAHVTFDRFNGFLGLPVEFEVEIPSSVPSA; encoded by the coding sequence ATGACCGGCATTGTTATGGTCACTAGGGGCGGCGGCTGCGGCGGAGGCAGCAAAATGGTCAAAGGAGGAGCCAAGGGCTCCTCCGTCAGTGATGACCAAAATCAGCTCTCTTTGGTCGATGTTTTGCTCACGGCGTTGAGGAAATCGATGGTTTATTGCCGTGTTGATCGACGGGAGGAGCTTATCTCCACTGTCCATCAGATGGAAATTGGATGGCCGACAAATGTTCGACATATTGCCCATGTCACTTTCGACCGCTTCAATGGTTTTTTGGGGCTTCCTGTCGAGTTTGAGGTTGAGATTCCCAGCTCTGTTCCTAGTGCCAG